The Spirosoma sp. SC4-14 DNA window TTACGCGATTCCATTCGTCGAGGGTTAGTTTGTCGAGCGATTTTTCGATCATGATGGCTGCATTGTTAATGAGCGCATCGATCTGGCCGAAATGTGAAACGGTTTGCTCGGCAGCTTTCCGAACATTCATCTCACTCGACACATCGCAGGATACGAAGAGAATCTGGGCCGACGATGCTTTGAATGCTTCGCGAAGTTCGGCCAGGGCATCGGTGTCCGACTCCCAGATGGCTACGCGGTAGCCGTGTGTAAGCAAATACTGTGTGACGACTCGGCCGATACCCTGGCCTCCGCCGGTAATGATAGCTGTTCTCATACAAGTTGGATAAATCCTAAAAACGTCTAAATCGGTAGGATTGGTAACAGAATTAGATGATGTTGGGTTAACTAAACCGTATCTTTATCGAACGGGCTATTTCTATTGGCATGCTTCAGATTGCTTTTTCGCCGGTTTATCGACTTAGACTCCCTGAAGGTCACCGGTTTCCAATGCTTAAGTATGAACTAATTTATGAACAGTTGCTTTACGAAGGCACTTGCAGCGATAACAATTTTTTTGCGCCGGACCCCGTTAACGACCGTTGGGTGCTGGGTGTGCATACGGCGGAGTATGTGTTGGCCCTGAAAACCCTGACCATTGCGCCTGCGATGATGCGCCGGATTGGCTTTCCATTAACGAAAGAACTGATTGATAGGGAGTGGGTCATCACTCAGGGAACCATCGACTGCACACAGATTGCCTTTCGCGATGGTGTTGCCATGAACATTGCTGGCGGAACACACCATGCATATCCCGATCGGGGCGAAGGTTTTTGTTTGCTTAATGACGTAGGTGTAGCTGCTCATTATTTGCTGGAAACGGGTCGGGCAAAGAAAATTCTGGTCATTGATCTTGATGTGCATCAGGGCAACGGAACGGCCGTAATGTTTCAGCACGAACCACGGGTTTTCACGTTCAGCATGCACGGTAAAGACAACTATCCGCTCAAAAAAGAACAGTCGGATCTGGATGTTGAACTTCCAACCGGCATGGCCGACAATGCTTATCTGACAACTCTTACCGATACGCTACCGGCGCTGATCCGACGCGAACAACCCGATTTTCTGTTTTATATCTCAGGTGTCGATATACTGGAGTCAGATCGGCTGGGTAAACTCGGCGTTTCGCGGGAGGGCTGTAAAGAGCGGGATGCATTCGTTTTCAATCAGGCAAAAGCATTCGGGCTGCCCATAGTAGTGTCGATGGGTGGAGGATATTCGCCCCGCCTGACCGATATTGTCGAAGCGCACTGCAATACATTTCGGGTGGCGGCCAATCTGTTTTTCTGACCCGGAACCACATAAATAGTGTTGTAGAAACGGTCTGTTGACTGGTTCCTGATCCAATCATGAGGTAGATAGAAGGCAAACAAAACGAAACCGTTGAGTTCACAATTCCATGATTGGGAGCGAGAACCAGGCTTCTGGGGTGCATTGATTGGGGGTATTTTCAGGTTTGTCTGATCAGGCTATCTGTTAAATGAGTAGAAAAAGATTACCCCAGCCCCTATACTACAGGAAAACAACACCAGACCGGGGCTATGCCCGATCGATAAACCTGAACATTCATTCGAATGATAGCACAGTTTATCGGAGATTCTTAACTGTAGTTGTATCTTGGCATCACTATTAATAATGATGAGCGTAGGTAATAGATCCGTTTTTCAGGCGGCTCTATCTAAGCGATTTCATCTGAGCGACTCCAAATGAAATAAAGCAAAACGAATGGCCTCGTTTTGTTCCTTATATGAAGCAGAACATTGTTAAAACCCGGCTCAAAAATAATCAGCCCGTTTTAGGTATCCTTTCCAATAGTACTGATCCAACAGTAGCTGAACTTTGTGGTTTTTCGGGCCTGGATTTTTACATGATCGATGGTGAGCATAGTCCTGTAACTACTGCGCAGGTGCAGGAAATAGTGCGGGCTTGTGAAGTAAGCGGTATTACGCCACTGGCTCGTGTGCGCAGCAATGACCCCAAACTGATACTCCAGTTTCTGGACGCTGGCGTAATGGGTATTATGATGCCAGGAGTTAAAACCGTGGCTGAGGTTGAAACATTGGTTCAGGCCGTAAAATATCCTCCGTTGGGGAATCGTGGTTTTGGCCCGGCCCGAGCGTCAGATTATTTACTGGGGGCTATGAACCAGGGCGAATTTGTTGCTTTCTCGAATGAACAGACGCTAATATTGCCCCAGATCGAAGATCGGGAAGCGATCGACAACATCGACGACCTGTTGGCAGTTGCAGGTATCGATGGGTTCGTAATCGGTCCTCGCGATCTGGCTATGTCGATGGGATACTACGATGGGCCTGCGCACGATGAAGTGAAGCGAACCATTGCGGGAGTAGTCGAAAAAATACGAAAAGCAGGGCTGGTGGCAGGTACCACAGCCGCTACTGGCGATCAGGCCAGAGCCTTGATCGACCGGGGTGTTTTGTTTTGCCTCAATTCGTTTGCCGGGCTACTAAAGCTGGCCGCCGGCGATTACATGAAAGGACGGCAATAAGCAGGTATCAGCCAACAGGTGTGGCGATACCATCCCAGGTCGGTTGTTGATTGATACCTGTTCATCGAAAAGGGTGTTTCTTATGTACAAAATCGGTATTGATATAGGAGGTACGTTTACTGATCTGGTTCTGCTGAACGATACAACGGGTGAGCTGGTGTTTGGCAAAACCCTGACTACCTACCATAACCCCGCTGGTGGCATTATAACCGGCATTACCGATTTGCTGAACCGGGCTGAACTGCACCTGAACGATATTGATATGATTGTTCATGGAACCACGTTGGTAACGAATGCCATTTTTGAGCGAAAAGGAGCAAAAACCGGGTTAATCACCACACGCGGATTTGAAGATGTACT harbors:
- a CDS encoding histone deacetylase is translated as MLQIAFSPVYRLRLPEGHRFPMLKYELIYEQLLYEGTCSDNNFFAPDPVNDRWVLGVHTAEYVLALKTLTIAPAMMRRIGFPLTKELIDREWVITQGTIDCTQIAFRDGVAMNIAGGTHHAYPDRGEGFCLLNDVGVAAHYLLETGRAKKILVIDLDVHQGNGTAVMFQHEPRVFTFSMHGKDNYPLKKEQSDLDVELPTGMADNAYLTTLTDTLPALIRREQPDFLFYISGVDILESDRLGKLGVSREGCKERDAFVFNQAKAFGLPIVVSMGGGYSPRLTDIVEAHCNTFRVAANLFF
- a CDS encoding aldolase/citrate lyase family protein, producing the protein MKQNIVKTRLKNNQPVLGILSNSTDPTVAELCGFSGLDFYMIDGEHSPVTTAQVQEIVRACEVSGITPLARVRSNDPKLILQFLDAGVMGIMMPGVKTVAEVETLVQAVKYPPLGNRGFGPARASDYLLGAMNQGEFVAFSNEQTLILPQIEDREAIDNIDDLLAVAGIDGFVIGPRDLAMSMGYYDGPAHDEVKRTIAGVVEKIRKAGLVAGTTAATGDQARALIDRGVLFCLNSFAGLLKLAAGDYMKGRQ